One genomic region from Neoarius graeffei isolate fNeoGra1 chromosome 4, fNeoGra1.pri, whole genome shotgun sequence encodes:
- the ubn2a gene encoding ubinuclein-2a, giving the protein MAEPRKVSFVTVSAFTAAASPAGSEARKRRLDADTEPSREPGLGAPEAAGSGGAPGQSGTVRINITLPESTKLGFPEFSYSDLLQAKKTPPTVTQTHDPFNDEQQQKQEMEILARMYEEKYGSGCRRKREDRPQDLIDIGFGYDESDSFIDNSEAYDELVPASLTTKLGGFYINTGTLQFRNASESESDDMERHDDSRGDEESAVKRRRRDEAELEEEEEMNNQLTKTAMCRPEKKKRKELMLTAMLRRFAREKKEMHKLNPTNSIQLLHSDVLLGDLTSDPAMMSLLTSANESELQDLLNDLEFSALDMAPQTQLAENGLMYAGAGLRTVGRTCLNQGVGVVCPPPLPEGLPAPLAKRIEDLRAASRQFDEEGRKKFFTLDMNNILLDIELQVQEQSPSIRTAVYSHLEAFVPCNKEALLKRLKKLSFNVQDDRLRTPLLKLKLAVCSVMPEQTARYNMDCMTKVAAKQQMEDCEKNGSEDEEEEKPGKRVVGPRKKFMWDDKLRTLLCNLVRVKLRCYEQEGSSLSVEDYLKVFMENEVKPLWPKGWMQARMLFKESRTVHGHLTDLGKKKIISTPRPAKIKEMGWQLGTVPGVSPAPLSKCPPSDPICLSDSLDEDLATNSLDSIAQALTLLNNSANGVNPDSPPSTSPSSPVIAKPHPHTASPTPSSQFSMSKEVSSVQRQTVTPASRPSSASMNTMPAAKPRPPPTTTPLQKPGGTSGMKPGQATPLSAQMKNPSSKLCDSGTPQRSLNTVHPKSFQQVTTPSLSSSHLQKKATPTGHHQQRFITPMQATITKSSQSSSSPIIKLTPRPSAQATPSGCAPRPSAQATPSGCAPRPSAQATPSGCAPRPSAQATPSGCAPRPLGPTQCPTITTPSSGPGNHPSTSNPQSLVPAHRSPASTLPPSGPTHLPSVSTPPSPSSHRSTVQTPLCSAYRPSVPTPPPNFTHRSPAATPPSVSSPAPSSSPAPSSSRPSVPTPPTYSPKSSGFKPPFSPTPVATPPTSSFQDCNVTSSSVMTNHGQRQRVGGASQSNKTSATRASAMGLLSLSDSALLNQVSSVPLGMFGGLVPVSLPFQFPLLNFALPGAATHTPNSGYTLTPKSNQSQGGDMKRK; this is encoded by the exons ATGGCCGAACCCAGAAAAGTCTCCTTTGTGACTGTCTCGGCCTTCACCGCTGCCGCTTCTCCTGCGGGCTCTGAGGCCAGGAAGCGGCGTCTGGACGCGGACACCGAGCCGAGCCGGGAGCCGGGACTCGGAGCTCCTGAGGCGGCTGGTTCGGGTGGAGCTCCGGGGCAGAGCGGGACCGTGCGGATAAACATCACCCTGCCGGAGAGCACCAAGCTGGGCTTCCCGGAATTCAGCTACAGCGACCTgctccag GCGAAGAAAACTCCTCCCACTGTGACACAGACACATGACCCGTTTAATGACGAGCAACAACAGAAACAGGAAATGGAAATTCTGGCCAGGATGTACGAAGAGAAATAT GGTTCAGGATGCAGGAGGAAGCGTGAGGATCGGCCCCAGGATCTCATTGATATCGGGTTTGGTTATGACGAAAGTGACTCGTTCATTGACAACTCCGAGGCC taCGATGAACTGGTTCCTGCATCTCTCACCACGAAACTGGGAGGGTTTTACATCAACACTGGCACGCTGCAGTTCCGCAACGCCTCGGAGTCAGAGAGCGACGACATGGAAAGACACGACGACAGCAGG GGTGACGAAGAGTCAGcggtgaagaggaggaggagagatgaAGCAgagctggaggaggaggaggagatgaaCAACCAACTAACAAAGACAGC CATGTGTCGTCcggagaagaagaaaaggaaggagCTGATGCTGACGGCAATGCTGAGACGCTTCGCACGCGAGAAGAAAGAAATGCACAAACTAAACCCGACTAACAGCATACAGCTCCTCCACAGTGACGTGCTGCTCGGTGACCTGACCTCTGACCCCGCCATGATGTCACTGCTCACCTCAGCCAACGAGAGCGAGCTGCAGGATCTGCTGAATGACCTGGAGTTCAGCGCTCTGGACATGGCGCCTCAAACTCAGCTCGCAGAAAACGGACTGATGTATGCAGGGGCGGGACTGAGAACGGTGGGCAGGACTTGTTTGAACCAAGGGGTGGGGGTTGTGTGTCCTCCCCCTCTTCCTGAAGGTCTCCCCGCCCCACTGGCCAAACGCATCGAGGATCTGCGTGCG GCGTCCAGGCAGTTTGATGAGGAGGGCAGGAAGAAGTTCTTCACTTTGGACATGAACAATATTTTATTAGA TATTGAGCTGCAGGTACAGGAACAGTCTCCCTCCATTCGCACTGCTGTGTATTCTCACCTCGAGGCTTTTGTTCCCTGCAACAAGGAGGCTTTACTGAAACGCCTGAAAAAACTCAGCTTCAACgttcag gatGATCGTCTCCGTACTCCTCTGCTGAAGCTGAAGTTGGCAGTGTGTAGTGTGATGCCTGAACAAACAGCCAGATACAACATGGACTGTATGACGAAAGTAGCAGCAAA gCAGCAGATGGAGGACTGTGAGAAAAATGGCTCAGAggatgaagaggaggagaaacCTGGGAAACGAGTGGTGGGGCCAAGGAAGAAGTTCATGTGGGATGACAAACTCAG GACTCTGCTGTGTAACCTGGTGCGGGTGAAGTTGAGGTGTTATGAGCAGGAGGGGAGTTCTCTCTCTGTAGAAGATTATCTCAAAGTCTTCATGGAGAATGAGGTCAAACCACTCTGGCCCAAAGGCTGGATGCAGGccag gaTGCTGTTTAAGGAGAGCCGTACAgtacacggtcacctcacagaccT GGGGAAGAAGAAGATCATTTCCACCCCGAGACCTGCGAAAATAAAg GAAATGGGATGGCAACTTGGGACAGTGCCAGGTgtaagccccgcccctctctctaAATGCCCACCCTCAGATCCAATCTGCTTGTCTGATTCGCTGGATGAGGATCTGGCCACAAACTCTCTGGACTCCATCGCTCAGGCTCTGACTCTCCTCAACAATTCTGCTAATGGTGTAAACCCAGACTCTCCCCCCAGCACCTCCCCCTCCTCTCCTGTCATAGCAAAGCCCCACCCACATACAGCAAGCCCCACCCCTTCCTCACAGTTTTCCATGTCAAAAGAAGTCTCTTCAGTTCAGAGACAGACGGTGACTCCTGCTAGCAGACCCAGCAGCGCTAGCATGAACACCATGCCTGCTGCTAAGCCCCGCCCACCCCCAACGACCACACCTCTCCAGAAGCCGGGCGGCACGAGTGGGATGAAGCCTGGCCAAGCCACGCCTCTCTCAGCTCAGATGAAAAACCCATCGAGCAAATTGTGTGACAGTGGCACACCACAGCGGAGTTTGAACACTGTACACCCTAAAAGCTTTCAGCAGGTGACCACACCCTCTTTGTCATCATCCCACCTCCAGAAAAAGGCCACACCCACTGGACACCACCAGCAGAGGTTTATAACACCCATGCAAGCCACGattacaaagtcttcccaaagtAGCAGCTCTCCAATAATTAAACTTACACCCCGCCCTTCTGCTCAGGCCACGCCTTCTGGCTGTGCACCCCGCCCTTCTGCTCAGGCCACGCCTTCTGGCTGTGCACCCCGCCCTTCTGCTCAGGCCACGCCTTCTGGCTGTGCACCCCGCCCTTCTGCTCAGGCCACGCCTTCTGGCTGTGCACCCCGCCCTCTTGGCCCCACCCAATGCCCTACTATTACCACACCCTCTTCTGGTCCTGGTAATCACCCTTCAACCTCAAATCCTCAAAGTCTTGTTCCTGCACACCGATCCCCTGCCTCTACACTTCCTCCTTCTGGCCCCACCCACCTCCCTTCAGTTTCAACTCCGCCTTCTCCGAGCTCCCACCGCTCAACTGTACAGACTCCTCTGTGTTCCGCCTACCGCCCGTCTGTTCCCACCCCACCTCCCAACTTCACTCACCGCTCTCCagctgccacacctccttctgTTTCCTCCCCTGCCCCTTCCTCCTCCCCTGCCCCTTCCTCTTCCCGCCCATCTGTCCCGACTCCACCCACGTACAGCCCTAAGAGTTCAGGATTCAAACCACCCTTCAGCCCTACCCCTGTAGCCACGCCCCCCACTTCGAGCTTCCAGGACTGTAATGTCACATCCTCATCTGTAATGACCAATCACGGACAGAGGCAGAGAGTGGGAGGAGCCAGTCAGAGCAACAAGACTTCAGCCACTCGTGCCTCAGCCATGGGACTGCTGTCTCTGTCTGACTCCGCCCTCTTAAACCAG gTGTCGTCGGTGCCGTTGGGGATGTTCGGGGGTCTCGTACCGGTCTCGCTGCCCTTCCAGTTCCCTCTGCTGAACTTTGCCCTGCCTGGAGCAGCCACACACACCCCCAACTCAGGATACACACTGACGCCGA aGTCGAACCAAAGTCAGGGAGGAGACATGAAGcggaaatga